One Clupea harengus unplaced genomic scaffold, Ch_v2.0.2, whole genome shotgun sequence genomic window carries:
- the mcts1 gene encoding malignant T-cell-amplified sequence 1 — MFKKFDEKENVSNCIQLKTSVIKGIKNQLLEQFPDIDVWLSQIMPKKDPVKIVRCHEHIEILTVNGELLFFRQRDGLFYPTLRLLHKFPFILPHQQVDKGAIKFVLSGANIMCPGLTSPGAKLYPAAAETVCAIMAEGKQYALCVGVMKMSADDIGKVNKGIGIENVHYLNDGLWHMKTYK, encoded by the exons ATGTTTAAAAA ATTTGATGAAAAGGAAAACGTTTCCAACTGTATTCAGCTGAAGACGTCAGTGATCAAGGGCATTAAAAATCAGCTGTTGGAGCAGTTTCCTGACATCGACGTATGGCTCAGTCAAATAATGCCAAAGAAAGACCCGGTCAAAATCGTGAGATG TCATGAACATATTGAAATCCTGACCGTGAATGGAGAGCTCCTCTTCTTCAGACAAAGGGACGGATTATTTTATCCTACCCTCAGACTGCTGCACAAAT TTCCCTTCATTCTTCCTCATCAACAAGTTGATAAAGGTGCCATTAAGTTTGTCCTAAGTGGAGCTAATATCATGTGCCCAGGACTGACGTCTCCTGGAGCCAAACTGTACCCCGCTGCGGCGGAGACCGTCTGT GCCATAATGGCAGAGGGCAAGCAGTATGCACTATGTGTTGGAGTGATGAAGATGTCTGCAGATGACAT AGGAAAGGTCAACAAAGGGATCGGAATTGAAAATGTTCACTATCTCAATGACGGACTGTGGCACATGAAGACGTACAAGTGA